TCGTGAAGAGGTGCTGGAAGGCCCAGCCCAGCCTGCGCCACACCGCGAAGAGCAAAAGAGCCGAGAGGGCCGCGAGCACCGGCCGCGAGGCCAGCGGCCAGAGGAGCTGGGCCCCGAAGACCAGGGCGATCACGTTGGTGCCGCAGCGCGGGTGCTCGCGCGGCTGGCGCGCGAGCACCTCGGGGTTGAGCGCCTCGCCGCGCTCGATGGCGTGCACCACCTGGTGCTCGGCGGCGTGGAAGCCCGTCAGGGGCGTCAGGCGCAAGAGGGCGAGGTAGGCGACGAACTCGACCAGGGCGATCGCCCAGGGGGGCGGCACCTCGGAAAGGGTCATGGCCAGGCTCTCGACGGTGTTGAGGACGACCAAGTGGCACAGGGCCATGACCACCCCCGTCAGGAACAGGCCCCAGTCCCCCGCCCCGGCCCGGTGGTCGCCGGTGGTGAGGTAGACCCCGAGCGGCGTGGCGAGCCCGCCGATCAGCGACGGCCGCAGGTCGCGCCGCAGGGCGGCCAAGAGGTCATTGCGAAAGACCACGCCCGTGAAGTCTCCTTGCTCGTCCACCACGGGCAGGGTCTTGAGGCGGCCGGTGGCCATGGTCTCCCAGGCGCTCGCGATCGACGCCGAGGCCTGGCCGGTGACCACGTCGGGGGTCATGGCCGCGCGCACCGGGAAGGACTCGAGTGCAGGCCCCGAGAGGCCCAGGCGCAGGGCCTTGAGCAGGTCGACCTCGGCGACCACGCCCACCAGGCGATCGCCCGAGACCACCGGCAGCGCATGGCCGGGGGACTGGCGCAGCAGGTGCTGCGCCTTGCTCAGGTGGTCGTCGGGATGCAGGGTGGGCCCGCGCTGCGCCAGATCGCCCAGGCGCACGTCGGTGGAAACGTCGAGCAAGTCGCACTCCAGGAGAACAGCCGCAGGCGCTAGGGGGCAAGGGAGGCCGGGCCATGATACCTCCTGGCCCGGGGCTTGCCTAGGACGCCTCCAGGAACTCGGGGTCGCCCGCGACGACCTGGGCGTCGTCGAACAGGCAGTGGATGCTCGCCACGTTGCCCATGGCCGGGCACGGCGCCCCGTACTGGAGGCACTCGCCGTTGACGAAGTGCTCGCACTCCTGGCTCCACTCGTGGTCTTCGGGGGCGTCGATGGTGTCGAGGTCGGGTTCGAGCCAGATCAGGTCCTCTTCCATGACGAGCTGCTCCTCTAGCCAGATTCGGCCGCCGCGCGCGGCGTCGTTCGAGGGATTAGACGCCCCAAGCGTAACAACCGACCCCTGACGGGGGTAGGGAGCATTCGCCGAAAGCGGGCGGGGGTTTTCGTGCAAGCTGGCCCATGGCGGGCGATCCTCAGCCTGCTGTTATAACCGGGGCGTTGCGCGGAATAATGCCGAAGATCCCATGCCTCCTCGCTTCCCGGCGCGCCCCCGGCGCGCTCGTCGACTGGCGGCATGCGTCACAGACCGCGATCGCGCCCGGGCATTAGCCTGGGGCCACCCCCGCGAAGACCGATTAGGAGGCAGTTCATTGAGATCGAGGTACCTGGGCCACTGGATCGCGCTCGCCGCGGCGGGCGCTGCCGTGCTCGCGCCTTCGGCCGCCTGGGCGCAAGCGCCCGTCAAGGCCGCCCAGCTCATCGACCTGGCTCCCAACCACTGGGCCTACGGCGCCATCCAGTCGCTGGTCGACAAGTACCGGGTCATGGGCGGCTACCCCGACATGACCTTCCGGGGCCAGAAGGCCGTCAGCCGCTACGAACTGGCCGCGGTGCTCGGAGCGGTGATGAACCGCTTCGACAGCCTCGAGGGCCGCGGCATCCCCGCGACGCCGAGCGACACCAAGCTGGTCGAGCGCCTCAAGGACGAGTTCCGGGTCGAGCTGCTCGATCTCCACAAGCGCCTGGTCGCGGTCGAGCAGAAGACCACCGCCCTCGAGGGCGCCGTCCGGGACCTGAAGAACAACGCCGGCGGCAGCGGCAAGGTGTCGGGCAACGTGGGCGTCACGATCCAGGACGATCCCCAGGACCGCCTCAAGCCCTACGCCGTCACCAGCTTCGAGGCGGCCTTCGGCGGCGATATCGACGAGACCACCAGCTACAAGGCCTCGATCGGCGGCGGCAACGCGGCGAAATCCAGCGGCGGCGTCCCCCTGTTCACCCGCGGCGATAAATCGGATCAGGGCAAGCCCGAAGGCGCCATCGAGCTCAACGGCAACGTCGCGATCACCACCAAGCACCCGAAGCTCGGCATCTCCAGCTTTCGGGTGGGCCAGTTCGCCCCCGGCGCCATGATCGGGCTCGGCGGCTTCGCCCACCACTACAACGACGGCATCATCGGCTCGGGGCTCAGAGCGCCGAGCGGAAACCTGACGAACACCGGAGACAGCAGCGAGATCGGCGTCGGCGCCAAGAGCAAGTTCGGCTCGCTGGGGGTCGGAGGCGTGATCAACACCAGGTTCCTCTTCGCGGGCCTCTCCTACGACCTCGGCAACTTCGGCGACATCCGCCTCATCGGCGACATGGAGCACAACTCCGTCGGCGACGTCACTTTTGCGACGGATCCGAACTACAACGGAGCCCTGGCCCTCAACCTGGGGAGCGACAAGCTGGGATTGAGCCTCCAGGGTGG
This window of the Pantanalinema sp. genome carries:
- a CDS encoding DUF1385 domain-containing protein; the protein is MLDVSTDVRLGDLAQRGPTLHPDDHLSKAQHLLRQSPGHALPVVSGDRLVGVVAEVDLLKALRLGLSGPALESFPVRAAMTPDVVTGQASASIASAWETMATGRLKTLPVVDEQGDFTGVVFRNDLLAALRRDLRPSLIGGLATPLGVYLTTGDHRAGAGDWGLFLTGVVMALCHLVVLNTVESLAMTLSEVPPPWAIALVEFVAYLALLRLTPLTGFHAAEHQVVHAIERGEALNPEVLARQPREHPRCGTNVIALVFGAQLLWPLASRPVLAALSALLLFAVWRRLGWAFQHLFTTKPPTERQVLSAIAAGRSLLSAYGQRPAYRASRLKRLWASGFVQMVAGFLAVMAVVQWLNLKFPQLGVLA
- a CDS encoding S-layer homology domain-containing protein, which gives rise to MRSRYLGHWIALAAAGAAVLAPSAAWAQAPVKAAQLIDLAPNHWAYGAIQSLVDKYRVMGGYPDMTFRGQKAVSRYELAAVLGAVMNRFDSLEGRGIPATPSDTKLVERLKDEFRVELLDLHKRLVAVEQKTTALEGAVRDLKNNAGGSGKVSGNVGVTIQDDPQDRLKPYAVTSFEAAFGGDIDETTSYKASIGGGNAAKSSGGVPLFTRGDKSDQGKPEGAIELNGNVAITTKHPKLGISSFRVGQFAPGAMIGLGGFAHHYNDGIIGSGLRAPSGNLTNTGDSSEIGVGAKSKFGSLGVGGVINTRFLFAGLSYDLGNFGDIRLIGDMEHNSVGDVTFATDPNYNGALALNLGSDKLGLSLQGGLKMVGTKFQPRMGVNGIISSFWDSEICAGFTYDTDLDGTVQELTPTGYIFLPSQGWRPSILFGAKEPQTLSTKSGSTGPGSVRGTKAGWTLQFGIPNPLLPAFTFEMNMQSNLLAGDYDGFGYAITTSTDF